A single genomic interval of Arachis duranensis cultivar V14167 chromosome 7, aradu.V14167.gnm2.J7QH, whole genome shotgun sequence harbors:
- the LOC107458195 gene encoding uncharacterized protein LOC107458195 — MTDHSETQQPPQTNADLTAANAALLAENQRMAELLAAMQNNGDRKVDSKRTNAEQHEEHQSESNAKTGETPTKSGRRRANPFSEEIMSYKMPQNFTLPMTLTPYKGIGDPKFHVTKFESMMFLNSDCDPILCRSFPTFLDGAALLWFSNLSAESITSFDEFAKMFINHFAASKIYVRDSDYLSTIKQGLHESLKDYMTHFTTAALEISDLKPEVQLHAIKSGLRPRKFQEAIAVAKPKTLEEFRDKTTGQIEIEELRETRRNKKLPLQKDDDKSAK, encoded by the exons ATGACGGATCATTCGGAAACTCAACAACCGCCCCAAACAAATGCCGACCTCACGGCTGCAAACGCTGCGCTCCTAGCAGAAAACCAGCGGATGGCCGAACTGTTGGCGGCGATGCAAAACAACGGAGATCGGAAGGTCGATAGCAAAAGGACAAATGCTGAACAGCACGAAGAACATCAGTCAGAGTCCAATGCTAAGACAGGAGAAACTCCCACCAAGTCCGGGAGACGACGAGCTAACCCATTCTCTGAAGAGATAATGAGTTACAAAATGCCCCAGAATTTTACACTCCCGATGACCCTAACACCATACAAGGGGATCGGGGACCCAAAATTCCATGTCACCAAGTTCGAGTCCATGATGTTTCTCAATAGTGACTGTGACCCCATTTTATGCCGATCATTTCCTACTTTCCTAGATGGGGCTGCTTTACTGTGGTTTTCTAATTTGTCTGCAGAGTCTATAACCAGCTTTGACGAATTCGCCAAGATGTTCATCAATCATTTCGCAGCATCCAAAATTTATGTGAGAGACTCGGATTATCTCAGCACGATCAAGCAAGGTCTGCATGAAAGCCTCAAGGACTACATGACGCATTTCACCACGGCGGCCTTGGAGATCTCCGACTTAAAGCCAGAAGTACAATTGCATGCTATCAAGAGTGGCCTCCGACCAAGAAAGTTCCAGGAAGCCATAGCTGTAGCCAAGCCGAAGACGCTAGAGGAATTTCGAGACAAGACCACGGGACAGATCGAAATAGAGGAACTACGTGAAACGCGAAGAAATAAAAAACTACCATTACAAAAAGACGATGACAAGTCGG CGAAGtga
- the LOC107458196 gene encoding pentatricopeptide repeat-containing protein At4g04370-like, with the protein MYAFKPKTPYSLLLKFTVYRTVKIRWLVLLPPPPPPPPLATNTHSFNSHINYLSSQGSDHQILLTYASMLHSQVPSDPFTFPALLKACSSLNLFSLGLLLHQHIILLGFSLDSYIASSLITFYVKFGFPDIARKVFDFMPQRNVVPWTTIIGCYSRGGRVLEAFSLFGEMCCRKIQPTSVTLLSLLFGISEIAQVRCLHGCAVLHGFMFDMTLSNSLLNMYGKCGSIDDSRKLFDYMEQRDLVSWNSLISAYAQIGNLIEVLLLFKTMRVEGLAPDQQTFGSVLSVVASKGELKLGMLVHGQILRGGFHLDAH; encoded by the coding sequence ATGTACGCATTCAAACCAAAGACTCCCTACTCGTTGCTGCTAAAGTTCACTGTATATAGAACAGTCAAAATCCGATGGCTGGTGTTgttaccaccaccaccaccaccaccacctttaGCCACCAACACCCACTCATTCAATAGCCACATCAACTACCTTTCCTCCCAAGGTTCTGACCACCAAATCCTCCTCACCTATGCCTCTATGCTCCATTCCCAAGTTCCTTCTGATCCCTTCACCTTCCCCGCGCTCCTCAAAGCATGTTCATCCCTCAACCTCTTTTCCCTTGGCCTTCTCCTCCACCAACACATCATTCTTCTTGGCTTCTCCCTTGATTCTTACATAGCTTCTTCTTTGATCACTTTCTATgtcaaattcgggttccctgaTATTGCTCGCAAAGTGTTTGACTTTATGCCTCAGAGAAATGTTGTCCCTTGGACTACTATTATTGGCTGCTATTCTCGTGGTGGTCGTGTTCTTGAGGCTTTTTCCTTGTTTGGTGAGATGTGTTGCCGGAAAATTCAGCCCACTAGTGTTACATTGCTAAGCTTGCTATTTGGAATTTCAGAGATTGCTCAAGTGCGGTGTTTGCATGGCTGTGCGGTTTTGCATGGGTTTATGTTTGATATGACCTTGTCAAATTCTCTATTGAATATGTATGGAAAATGTGGAAGCATTGATGattctaggaagttgtttgattATATGGAGCAAAGAGATTTAGTTTCTTGGAATTCATTGATATCAGCTTATGCCCAGATTGGGAATCTGATTGAGGTTCTGCTGCTTTTTAAGACAATGAGGGTGGAAGGGTTAGCGCCTGATCAGCAAACTTTTGGGTCGGTGTTATCTGTGGTTGCATCAAAGGGGGAGTTGAAATTAGGAATGCTAGTTCATGGCCAGATTTTGAGAGGTGGTTTTCACTTGGATGCACATTGA
- the LOC107458197 gene encoding cytochrome P450 76T24-like, giving the protein MLIKDLFMAEIDTTSSTLEWAMAELLHNPEKMFKVRAELHQTLGKNGKFEESNTLKLSYLNAIVKETLRFHPPALFLIPHKAIDYVELGGFTVLNTAQILVNVWSLGRDSSIWANPNSFEPERFLDTKIDFKGNNFEYIPFGASRIICPGLPFASRSIHFILASLLYHFHWKLTDEMKPQDMDMLANY; this is encoded by the coding sequence atgttaattaaggatttatTTATGGCGGAAATAGACACAAcatcaagcacactagaatgggCAATGGCTGAGTTGTTACATAATCCAGAAAAAATGTTTAAAGTTAGGGCGGAacttcatcaaacacttggcaAAAATGGAAAATTTGAAGAGTCTAACACCTTAAAGCTCTCATACCTTAATGCAATTGTGAAAGAAACTTTGAGGTTTCATCCACCAGCACTATTTCTCATACCCCACAAGGCAATTGATTATGTAGAGTTAGGTGGCTTCACAGTTCTTAACACTGCACAAATCCTAGTTAATGTGTGGTCATTGGGAAGAGATTCAAGCATTTGGGCTAACCCTAATTCATTTGAACCTGAGAGATTCTTGGatactaaaattgattttaagggAAACAATTTTGAGTATATCCCATTTGGTGCTAGTAGAATAATTTGTCCTGGATTGCCTTTTGCATCAAGATCCATACATTTCATATTGGCATCTCTGTTGTATCACTTTCATTGGAAGTTAACTGATGAAATGAAGCCACAAGATATGGACATGTTAgctaattattaa